A window from Corvus moneduloides isolate bCorMon1 chromosome 32, bCorMon1.pri, whole genome shotgun sequence encodes these proteins:
- the CDC37 gene encoding hsp90 co-chaperone Cdc37, producing MVDYSVWDHIEVSDDEDETHPNIDTASLFRWRHQARVERMEQFQKEKEELDKGCRECKRKLAECQKKMKELEVADPESGKGELEKLQAEAQQLRNEEKSWENKLEELRKKEKNMPWNVDTLSKDGFSKSVFNVKPEEKEETEEQKEKKHKTFVERYEKQIKHFGMLRRWDDSQKYLSDNPHLVCEETANYLVIWCIDLEVEEKHALMEQVAHQTIVMQFILELAKSLKVDPRACFRQFFTKIKTADQHYLEGFTEELEAFKERVRGRARARLEKALREYEEEERQKRLGPGGLDPVDVYESLPAELQKCFDVKDVQMLQDTISKMDPTEAKYHMQRCIDSGLWVPNAKGGDGAEKGAGEAVYEEIQRENGAEDKDKP from the exons ATGGTGGATTACAGCGTGTGGGACCACATCGAGGTCTCGGACGACGAGGACGAGACTCACCCTAACATCGACACCGCCAGTCTCTTCCGATGGCGGCACCAG GCCCGCGTGGAGCGGATGGAGCAGTtccagaaggagaaggaggagctgGATAAAGGCTGCCGGGAGTGCAAACGGAAACTCGCCGAGTgccagaagaaaatgaaggagcTGGAAGTGGCGGACCCGGagagtgggaaaggggagctggaGAAGCTCCAGGCCGAGGCCCAGCAGCTGCGAAACGAGGAGAAGAGCTGGGAGAACAAGCTGGAGGAGCTGCggaagaaggagaagaacaTGCCCTGGAACGTGGACACGCTCAGCAAGGATGGCTTCAGCAAG AGCGTTTTCAACGTGAAacctgaggagaaggaggagacggaggagcagaaggagaagaaacacaaaacctTCGTGGAGCGATACGAGAAGCAGATTAAACACTTCG GGATGCTGAGGCGTTGGGATGACAGCCAGAAATACCTCTCGGATAACCCCCACCTGGTCTGCGAGGAGACAGCCAACTACCTGGTCATCTGGTGCATCGATCTGGAGGTGGAAGAG AAGCACGCGCTGATGGAGCAGGTGGCCCACCAGACCATCGTCATGCAGTTCATCCTGGAGCTGGCCAAGAGCCTCAAGGTGGACCCCAGGGCTTGTTTCCGGCAGTTTTTCACCAAAATTAAG ACAGCGGATCAGCACTACCTGGAGGGCTTCACGGAGGAGCTGGAGGCCTTCAAGGAGCGGGtccggggccgggcccgggcgcGGCTGGAAAAGGCCCTGCGGGAGTacgaggaggaggagcggcAGAAACGCCTCGGGCCTGGCGGCCTCGACCCCGTGGACGTCTACGAGTCCCTGCCCGCC gagctgcagaaatgcTTCGATGTCAAAGACGTTCAGATGCTGCAGGACACAATCAGCAAAATGGACCCAACC GAGGCCAAGTACCACATGCAGCGCTGCATCGACTCAGGGCTCTGGGTGCCCAACGCCAAGGGGGGGGACGGGGCGGAGAAGGGCGCCGGGGAGGCCGTGTACGAGGAGATCCAGAGGGAGAACGGCGCCGAGGACAAGGACAAGCCCTGA